A window of Lonchura striata isolate bLonStr1 chromosome 2, bLonStr1.mat, whole genome shotgun sequence genomic DNA:
GTTTTCCTCTCCTCTGACCATTCCTGGTGGGTAAACTATCTGGCAAAGGAGTAATACAGAAATTAATCTAAAATTTTTATGGAGAACTGCAGTGACATTAAAAACAGTACTGCCAGTATAAGCATGTGAGGCCAGACagcttcccaaattcccagaggAACAACAAAGATGTTATTTCAGAGGCTGATAATGTCCCTAACACAACAGGGCACTAAGTTGTTTCTAGGTATAATAGGAATTAAGATACTGGACCTTAAAATGTTCCCATCATCTTCCCTCACATGATGATTTTAGCAGCTAAATAAATGACTGCATAATACTCTATGAAAACCAGAATGTCAGGCTTCCAAATGGTGTGAAGCACTCACTTCTAAATAAAGCTATTCCTGAGACAACAGCCACTAAAACCACATCCCAACCAAAGTGAATGGAATAGTTTTAAGTGAAAAAGATGACTTTCAAAGCTGGTATCCATCCACAGTGCTTGTTCTTTTCCCACTGCTGTTCCTGCTCTCTTCAGCAGTAGTTTCTCCTGGGAAACTATTCCCAGAAAGGATTGATACCAGCGGCACAGGATGATGGTCTGCAGCTGCCCTTTGATACTGATACTGTCCCCTTTTTGCTTCCTTGAAACAAAAAAGCCACTCACTAGAGTGGCAGAAGTGTCTGGTGGTGCTGGAAGCAGAGCAGTAGGAAGGCTAGAGCACTGCTTTTAAAACAGCAGAGTAGGTACTCCAGCTTGAAGCTCTACAGGGGCACAGTTGAGCTGCAAGGAAATGCAACagcatcaaaacaaaacacagttgGGGGCAGGGGGGAAACAAATCATGCTCTCATCACAATAAAAGCTACTTTGACCCACTTTCAAAACAATACATCAATCTCACCTGCAACTCTCATCACACAACGAACAGAACTAAATATATTGAACAAACCAACTCATAATTGTCTCTTTCCCCATTCAGCCCTTATCAAGGTAACATCTCATGAGTCATTTTCTTACAGTGTCTGAAAGGATGTGGATTTTCTTTCATGATTTAGGGCCTGATCAGCTGGAGGCAGTCTGCAGTTGTAAGAACAAGGCCTCCTCCCAGCACAGGGGTGATACAGAAAAAGCTTTCAGTGTGGAAACAATTTTGATCCAAACAGAACTGAGGAGACAGAGAGAGCAAGAGGTACACAGGCCTCCCTCTGCACATGGGACAGGGCAAGAGGCACAAAGGCAGCCTCACTTGTAGttcagggctgcagggagggctgcagggacagtaGGAATGTGGCTGCCCTCCAGTGCAGAATGGATGGCACTGGAAAACAGGGTGCCAAAGAGAGCCCTAGCCTCATTTTCCTGGCAGATTCCCAGAGCCTCTGAGATAGAGTGCTGTCCATGGGAGTCTGTCTCTTACAAAAGCCTCAGCTCCCctggatgaaagaaaaaattgaaacaGTCCATGGCTGATGGCTGCAAAGGTTCACAGAGGCATGTCTTGCTTGGTGCTCTGCATCTTCTCTGCAGTCACTTCATGACATCCAGCCCATCAAATGACAGGTCCACAACAAGTTCAAACCACAAGGGACATCCTTGTTGGGAAATCATTctgagaggaaagagagaagatTAAATGTCAACAGGAAAGCTCTCGTTGGaacagacagagggacagacaaAGCTTTGACAGAGACACAACAGTAACAGCTTTGTACACTCACAATCCAGtcctctctcccacagccaagcTACTCTAATGATAAGGTCTCCCTCATGGTgcagccttccccagctgggTTAGATTGGGAAGatccccttccccagcagccATGAACTTATCAGGCCTCACTAGCTTGGATTGTGGCAGGATGTTTTGCACTTGCTGGTATCCTAGGGGAGGAATGCTTTTGGCATGAATGGCCCCCAAGGGAGCCCATGGGCCCATGCACCCATGGGAGTCTGTGATCTCACCCCTTTCAGAAAGATGTCTCTTACATCATCCCCTGCTAccagccctgtcccagtccAGAAGAACAAGAGCCTCTCAACCCTTCCTTAACAAGAATCAAGGCCAAAGCAAAGCTGTAATTTCTGTAAGGCCTGGGTAACTTCCCTACCATGATCCTCCTGAACGCTAGATAAACTCCTACCATCTTGGATTACCAGGCCACAGATGCCAAAGACATCCCTGACCTCCCCAGTCCCAGACACATCTGGCTTTCCCCTCCTTCATGGACTCCTGTGTAAGAGTTATTACCCTTTCTGGCTTCCTGCCCCCCCAGttcctttccctcttcccaCAGGGAGTGACACCTAGACCCCAGGTGTCACTCTCCTGGAAAACCCCCTTGCCCATCAACTTGGGTTAGTAACCCCTGCCTGGTGGCTCTCTGCTCAGCCTATTTGGACGAGGACCACCAGACATGGCCTCACTGTTTTCTTGGGgtcctttttcctcttcttgtcAGAGGCATTGAGGTAGGCCTGTTCCCTGGCCCTGTAGGAAGGGCCTCGGCTCAGCTCCCTCTCGCTGTAGGGGGGCAggctgtcctcctcctcctcctcgtcctgctCGGGGGATGACGActgctgcggcggcggctgcgacTTCTCGGCTTTGTAGGTGGAGGGTGGTGACCAGGCGTAGTACGTGCTGCCTCCTCTCTGGCTGGGCTGCGAGCTCAGCTTCGAGGGGGTCGCACAATGGTCACCGCTCTCGTCATAGCTCCGGGATTTCCTCTCCAAGACGCTGCTGAGGTAGGAGTGATCGTATTTCTGGCTCCCTCCGGGCGTCCGGCTCACCAGCCTGGGAAGGTGCTTCTCCTCGTGGGCCCGTCTCCGTGGCGGGCTGTAGGACCAGCCCCGATCCGAGTCCGTCAGCGGCTCCCGGTTGCCCCTGCAGCGCTTGGTGTAGTATTCCTCCAGGGAGCTGTCCTGGTGGGGCAGccccccgccgcgcccgccgtgCGACTCGGAGCGCTCGAAGCGCCGCATCTCCTGGCTGTccgcccgccgcggccgctGGCTGTAGGACTCGGCAAAGGCCGCCAGCTCGTCCATGGACACGGCCGGCACTCCCACAGAGAAACTCTTACGGGACAGCATCTCTGACTTGGATCTCTGCTGGCTGGAAGAGGGAGGAGGTAGAGTTAGAGGGCAGGATACAGCTGCATGCATCCCCTAGGCTGCCTGCAGACAATGGAGGGAAACAGGCCCTCCTGGGGGCATGAATCATCTGAGCTGTTTTCATCATCTTCCACAGGAAAAGAATCTATCACATCCTTGAAACCCTGGGTTCTCTTTGCTGAATGTAAAGGCAGCTTAGTGCCGATAGCTCAGGCTCTTCATGTCTAATGTTACCTGAGGTTATCCCCAGGGTGCACCTGCCCTGTCCTCCAACATGCAGGGCTGGACCTGCTTCTCCTTCATCCTAGAACTTGTGGGTGTATATCCTGCTGAAAAACCCAAGAGCCCAGCTATAGAAGCTCACAGCAGGGCAGTTTTGAAGCAGGTTTAAAGACAGTGAGCTGGTACAATAGCCCAGTACTGAAGGAAGAAAACCCCTGCCATTGCTTTTTGAATGCTGGGATGCTTGAGGGAAGGGTTATGCTATCTCTCTTCTAGGCACCAGAGTGCGAGTCCTTCGAGCCTGGAGCACCTGTCTAGCTGCACCAAAGCAGGAGGGTATGACTCCTATATAAAAAAGCACACCAGCACTGGGAAGTGCTGGAGGCATCAAGTACAAAGCTCAAGAGAGAGATTTCACACTATGGGAAGGCTGGCTTGGTTCCGTATTGCTCTCACTTTCACATCCCACTGGGACTGGGGCTTGTACCTAGCTTTACCCAGCTGGGTAAGCTTCAGCAGGCTTGTGGCAATCAGCTTTATTCTGACCTCATCTAATGATATGTCCAGATTTCCTATTTCTCTCTAGCCACTCTCTCCTGCTAAGCATaacacaggcagcaggaaaTAGGGGACAGCTAACAGTCCATCTGTCCCTTCTGCTTTCTTTACCACTTTGCCAGATAGAGGCGCCCCCCGATGTGGtgtccctcacctgtgccaGTAGCTGTCCCGCTCATCCCTGTAATCAGACACAGCCTGTGATCTGGAGGTGCTGCCGCTGCCCACGACTCCTGCCCAGTACTCGGCGTCGCCGTCCATGTCCCCCGCGGGGGGCAGAGGCTTCCTCCGCGCCTGCCGGTAGGGCTGGCGGAAGTTCAGGTCCTCCTCGTGCAGCGAGCTCAGCTCAGAGACAGTGTTGTTATCTGCAGGGAAGGATGCAGGAAAGAAATGAGATGGGCATTGCCTGATGGCAGCCAGGCGGGGATTCTGAGGGTATCACAAACGGTGCGAGATGCCAGTGCTCCAGATAAGTGACTTCAGCCTTCAGAAAGAGCTTTCCACCTGTGAGCTCCCTGCCCTTGCAAGGTGGTCACCAAGCTTGGTGGGACACCACTAGAGCACAGAAGTTGTGCCACCTCCCCTTTTCCTGGTGTGAGACAGGCTGGCTCTGGATTTGGCCCGACTTGCCCAGTTAAAACAAAAGCAACTCCCTCAAAAAAAAGattaaggaaaaagtaaaagtCTATCTGAATCACTGTCAGTCTCTACTCCATCAAGCACACTGACATCTGTAGGCCTGACATACCAATCTGCAGAGGTCTTTTTATAGTAAATCTTGTGGGTGGAGAAGACAGTGTGCTCAGCAGTGACTGTTTTAGAAGTATATATAATTTGTTCGTTATGCCTAATCTGTACAGAGCTTTGATGTAGTGTCATTCCTTAAAGCCCTTCCCTTCAATGATTTTCAGGATCCCACACGTCTGGTTTAAGTGAGCCTCTAGCAGTGCCTAACATGGGTTAGCTCCATGTGCTGCCCACAGGAACTGAGCCCCCAGCCTGCCACTGTCCTCTgcacacagcagccacaggacaaggagcagcactgccagccctcCCCACACAGCTTGTTCCATTCTGCACCTCTGCCTCCCAATGTATAAAGATCCTCACTTGGGTTTGTATTCTGACACACATTAAGTGCAGCCTCAGCCtttaaggaaataaaagttTACAAGAGGCTATGGGAAGACAGTGAAGTTCCTTACAGAAGCTCAGTTCTGAGTTTGCACCATGTCCCTGTTCAGCACCCTGCTCCTTCTGCATGGCATCAGCCATTCCAAACAAACTTCATGCTTCCTTCAAGCCACACTGTGGTCACTGCAGCCCACAAAAGACACTTTCAATAAAATCATCCCTCTCCTATTTTGCCATGCTGGGAATTTACAGACACCACACTCTTAAGAAATTGTGAAAACAATATCCCAGCTATTATCAcaccacaggctgcagatgGTATGAGTGGGACTTGTTTTTTCAGATGCTGATGATCCCAAAGTTTAATTATGAGTGGACAATTTTCATGAGCTTTTCAGTAGCCCTCACTTTGCTCTAAGAATGATTAGGTAAGCACCAGACCTTTAAAATCGGAACATACCTGTAGATACCTAAAATCTAAGACTTTTTATGTCCCAATTAGCTTATCCTGGATATCATATCCTAGGGGCTGACCCTGAGGCAAACAAGTGAAAATTTAACTATGAATTTTCCAGTCTTGCTTAggtcagtggaaaaaaaaaaaatcaaaccatgCTTGTTTCTCACATCGGTCTCGCATCCTCCTAGCCGGGTCAAACTGAGCCAATTCTTTCTCGACATAGTACAGCACCTTCATGGAGTCCCTGTCCTTGTCAGTCTGGATCCTGTACCCTTTGCGCACTGctagggagagaaaaagaaaacatcagaGGAAAACCCATGTAAAAACAAGGAGCCTTTCCCACAATACTGCTTCTATAGCTGAGCTCACGTCTGCAGGCAGGTAGGCTGCGTCAAAACACACTGAGTCAGTCGCTGCTTCACAAGAAATTAATCTACAGTGTGGGATGTGAAGTTGTAAGAACTTGCATCATTTTCAGGAACAGCAAAAATGGTTTGGAAATGCCCAATTTGTACAACCCAGTGCAGCCAGTGATGGACACTGAGCATGGTGGGACATCCTCACAGCACCTCACCCTCCCTCCTGTGAGACAGGCTCGCTCTGGAGCTGGCCCGCTTTGCCCAGCTACAACAAAAGCAACCCCCTCATTGCCATAGAGCGATTCCAACTTCCAACTCCTATAGATGACggcagagagaaaaagcagaactcttttctccttcctcagcaCTACTGAAAAGATTCGTCATGGTACAGGAGAAGCACTCCCAGAAGATCAGGCTTCCTCTAAGCTCTCAGTCTGCAGAAGCATGTGGCTGAGCATTTGGGAGCTGTCACTGTGCAAGACCACTCCACCCTCCCACCCCCATGAATTCTCCTCACACAGGTTGAAGAGCATGTGGCAGAAGCTCCAGAGAATATAGAAGGAAACACAAAGTCCCACAAAGCACACCACGCTGCTTTGAGATTTTTACTGACTCCAGGGATGAGGCCAACCAGGTCACTGGTAGCTGTGAAACTGCCTGCTCTGGAATTTTTTACAAGCTTTACTTTACAGAAAAGGTATATATCTTAGACATACATTAAATGCTTGACTTCTGGGAAGTCTGGACAGCTTTTTTGACTTGTTTGCGTGCCCGTGTGTAAAAAAGAAGGCCCTACACAGCCGGAGCCAAAGCAGATTTAACTCTGGCAGGTTAGCTCCATGCACACTTTACCCACTAACAACAGCTACAAACAGCCTGACTACCTTAAGGCAGAGCTATAATCAGCAAGCAGAGAACTCTACCCTTCCACTCcttctttgaagaaaataagGTTTCCATAGCAGATTATTTAACAAGGGTATCAGCCTAGAGCTATTTCAGGATTGACAGAAATTCAGGTCTAGGTACCAGAGAAGACTACAACCCTCAAATTCAGCCTTATTAGAGAACCATTGTAAGGACAATTCACTTAGCACTACAAAATGGAACCTGCCTGCCTTGCATGGGGTTAATAGGTTCCCTTGCAGGAATACTGCAGTGTTGCATGAATGCTCTTGCTGGGGAACAATTTGAACACTTGGACAGTGGTTCTGAGCCAACCTGTTCCTTCTGTTTTATCCCTCACCACCGCAACACATCGAGCTATTAACATATGGGTTTGGTAGTACGTCGCATAGTATGTGCTGTGTGGGCTGAGCAAGGACTTGGCAGAGGTATTCTTAGGCACCTCCTGTCCCAAACTGCTGTGCATGTGTCTCTGTGCACTAGGAAATAACCATGCTGTGCTTCAGGAATGGCCGTGCCATGGGTAGAATTCAGAAGCAAAGTGCTTTACTGTGAGTTTGGACTGCTCACCTGTAAAATATCTTGAGATATTACCTTGTGTGTCTGCACTTGGGAATGGTATAGGATGTAAAAATATAGTAGAGGTCTATCAGGGTCCTTCTTTTAACATGCCTCCAGACAGCTCAGCTGACAACAGTGTGTGCTTTATTATCCCTGATGAG
This region includes:
- the ILDR2 gene encoding immunoglobulin-like domain-containing receptor 2 isoform X7; this translates as MDGHVLGWIVLLWIAAEVEGLQVTVPEKKKVAMLFQPALLRCHFSTSSTQPAVVQWRYKSYCQDRMGEALGMVTSGLQTMSKRNLDWDPYLDCVDSRRTVRVVASKQGSAITIGDFYKERDVSIVHDADLQIGKLMWGDSGLYYCLIITPDDVEGKNEESVELLVLEWVFVGLVILGAFLFFLLVGICWCQCCPHSCCCYVRCPCCPESCCCPRALYIAGKAAKAGYPPAVSAMPGPYYIPSVPVAGVPSPAVLMDKSHPPPLAPSEASGGSQNVRKGYRIQTDKDRDSMKVLYYVEKELAQFDPARRMRDRYNNTVSELSSLHEEDLNFRQPYRQARRKPLPPAGDMDGDAEYWAGVVGSGSTSRSQAVSDYRDERDSYWHSQQRSKSEMLSRKSFSVGVPAVSMDELAAFAESYSQRPRRADSQEMRRFERSESHGGRGGGLPHQDSSLEEYYTKRCRGNREPLTDSDRGWSYSPPRRRAHEEKHLPRLVSRTPGGSQKYDHSYLSSVLERKSRSYDESGDHCATPSKLSSQPSQRGGSTYYAWSPPSTYKAEKSQPPPQQSSSPEQDEEEEEDSLPPYSERELSRGPSYRAREQAYLNASDKKRKKDPKKTNDFPTRMSLVV
- the ILDR2 gene encoding immunoglobulin-like domain-containing receptor 2 isoform X2, which gives rise to MDGHVLGWIVLLWIAAEVEGLQVTVPEKKKVAMLFQPALLRCHFSTSSTQPAVVQWRYKSYCQDRMGEALGMVTSGLQTMSKRNLDWDPYLDCVDSRRTVRVVASKQGSAITIGDFYKERDVSIVHDADLQIGKLMWGDSGLYYCLIITPDDVEGKNEESVELLVLGRTGLLADLLPSFAVEIMPEWVFVGLVILGAFLFFLLVGICWCQCCPHSCCCYVRCPCCPESCCCPRALYIAGKAAKAGYPPAVSAMPGPYYIPSVPVAGVPSPAVLMDKSHPPPLAPSEASGGSQNAVRKGYRIQTDKDRDSMKVLYYVEKELAQFDPARRMRDRYNNTVSELSSLHEEDLNFRQPYRQARRKPLPPAGDMDGDAEYWAGVVGSGSTSRSQAVSDYRDERDSYWHSQQRSKSEMLSRKSFSVGVPAVSMDELAAFAESYSQRPRRADSQEMRRFERSESHGGRGGGLPHQDSSLEEYYTKRCRGNREPLTDSDRGWSYSPPRRRAHEEKHLPRLVSRTPGGSQKYDHSYLSSVLERKSRSYDESGDHCATPSKLSSQPSQRGGSTYYAWSPPSTYKAEKSQPPPQQSSSPEQDEEEEEDSLPPYSERELSRGPSYRAREQAYLNASDKKRKKDPKKTNDFPTRMSLVV
- the ILDR2 gene encoding immunoglobulin-like domain-containing receptor 2 isoform X6; this encodes MDGHVLGWIVLLWIAAEVEGLQVTVPEKKKVAMLFQPALLRCHFSTSSTQPAVVQWRYKSYCQDRMGEALGMVTSGLQTMSKRNLDWDPYLDCVDSRRTVRVVASKQGSAITIGDFYKERDVSIVHDADLQIGKLMWGDSGLYYCLIITPDDVEGKNEESVELLVLEWVFVGLVILGAFLFFLLVGICWCQCCPHSCCCYVRCPCCPESCCCPRALYIAGKAAKAGYPPAVSAMPGPYYIPSVPVAGVPSPAVLMDKSHPPPLAPSEASGGSQNAVRKGYRIQTDKDRDSMKVLYYVEKELAQFDPARRMRDRYNNTVSELSSLHEEDLNFRQPYRQARRKPLPPAGDMDGDAEYWAGVVGSGSTSRSQAVSDYRDERDSYWHSQQRSKSEMLSRKSFSVGVPAVSMDELAAFAESYSQRPRRADSQEMRRFERSESHGGRGGGLPHQDSSLEEYYTKRCRGNREPLTDSDRGWSYSPPRRRAHEEKHLPRLVSRTPGGSQKYDHSYLSSVLERKSRSYDESGDHCATPSKLSSQPSQRGGSTYYAWSPPSTYKAEKSQPPPQQSSSPEQDEEEEEDSLPPYSERELSRGPSYRAREQAYLNASDKKRKKDPKKTNDFPTRMSLVV
- the ILDR2 gene encoding immunoglobulin-like domain-containing receptor 2 isoform X4, which produces MDGHVLGWIVLLWIAAEVEGLQVTVPEKKKVAMLFQPALLRCHFSTSSTQPAVVQWRYKSYCQDRMGEALGMVTSGLQTMSKRNLDWDPYLDCVDSRRTVRVVASKQGSAITIGDFYKERDVSIVHDADLQIGKLMWGDSGLYYCLIITPDDVEGKNEESVELLVLGRTGLLADLLPSFAVEIMPEWVFVGLVILGAFLFFLLVGICWCQCCPHSCCCYVRCPCCPESCCCPRALYIAGKAAKAGYPPAVSAMPGPYYIPSVPVAGVPSPAVLMDKSHPPPLAPSEASGGSQNVRKGYRIQTDKDRDSMKVLYYVEKELAQFDPARRMRDRYNNTVSELSSLHEEDLNFRQPYRQARRKPLPPAGDMDGDAEYWAGVVGSGSTSRSQAVSDYRDERDSYWHSQQRSKSEMLSRKSFSVGVPAVSMDELAAFAESYSQRPRRADSQEMRRFERSESHGGRGGGLPHQDSSLEEYYTKRCRGNREPLTDSDRGWSYSPPRRRAHEEKHLPRLVSRTPGGSQKYDHSYLSSVLERKSRSYDESGDHCATPSKLSSQPSQRGGSTYYAWSPPSTYKAEKSQPPPQQSSSPEQDEEEEEDSLPPYSERELSRGPSYRAREQAYLNASDKKRKKDPKKTNDFPTRMSLVV
- the ILDR2 gene encoding immunoglobulin-like domain-containing receptor 2 isoform X3, whose amino-acid sequence is MDGHVLGWIVLLWIAAEVEGLQVTVPEKKKVAMLFQPALLRCHFSTSSTQPAVVQWRYKSYCQDRMGEALGMVTSGLQTMSKRNLDWDPYLDCVDSRRTVRVVASKQGSAITIGDFYKERDVSIVHDADLQIGKLMWGDSGLYYCLIITPDDVEGKNEESVELLVLGRTGLLADLLPSFAVEIMPEWVFVGLVILGAFLFFLLVGICWCQCCPHSCCCYVRCPCCPESCCCPRALYIAGKAAKAGYPPAVSAMPGPYYIPSVPVAGVPSPAVLMDKSHPPPLAPSEASGGSQNVRKGYRIQTDKDRDSMKVLYYVEKELAQFDPARRMRDRYNNTVSELSSLHEEDLNFRQPYRQARRKPLPPAGDMDGDAEYWAGVVGSGSTSRSQAVSDYRDERDSYWHSQQRSKSEMLSRKSFSVGVPAVSMDELAAFAESYSQRPRRADSQEMRRFERSESHGGRGGGLPHQDSSLEEYYTKRCRGNREPLTDSDRGWSYSPPRRRAHEEKHLPRLVSRTPGGSQKYDHSYLSSVLERKSRSYDESGDHCATPSKLSSQPSQRGGSTYYAWSPPSTYKAEKSQPPPQQSSSPEQDEEEEEDSLPPYSERELSRGPSYRAREQAYLNASDKKRKKDPKKTVRPCLVVLVQIG
- the ILDR2 gene encoding immunoglobulin-like domain-containing receptor 2 isoform X1, with product MDGHVLGWIVLLWIAAEVEGLQVTVPEKKKVAMLFQPALLRCHFSTSSTQPAVVQWRYKSYCQDRMGEALGMVTSGLQTMSKRNLDWDPYLDCVDSRRTVRVVASKQGSAITIGDFYKERDVSIVHDADLQIGKLMWGDSGLYYCLIITPDDVEGKNEESVELLVLGRTGLLADLLPSFAVEIMPEWVFVGLVILGAFLFFLLVGICWCQCCPHSCCCYVRCPCCPESCCCPRALYIAGKAAKAGYPPAVSAMPGPYYIPSVPVAGVPSPAVLMDKSHPPPLAPSEASGGSQNAVRKGYRIQTDKDRDSMKVLYYVEKELAQFDPARRMRDRYNNTVSELSSLHEEDLNFRQPYRQARRKPLPPAGDMDGDAEYWAGVVGSGSTSRSQAVSDYRDERDSYWHSQQRSKSEMLSRKSFSVGVPAVSMDELAAFAESYSQRPRRADSQEMRRFERSESHGGRGGGLPHQDSSLEEYYTKRCRGNREPLTDSDRGWSYSPPRRRAHEEKHLPRLVSRTPGGSQKYDHSYLSSVLERKSRSYDESGDHCATPSKLSSQPSQRGGSTYYAWSPPSTYKAEKSQPPPQQSSSPEQDEEEEEDSLPPYSERELSRGPSYRAREQAYLNASDKKRKKDPKKTVRPCLVVLVQIG
- the ILDR2 gene encoding immunoglobulin-like domain-containing receptor 2 isoform X5, whose product is MDGHVLGWIVLLWIAAEVEGLQVTVPEKKKVAMLFQPALLRCHFSTSSTQPAVVQWRYKSYCQDRMGEALGMVTSGLQTMSKRNLDWDPYLDCVDSRRTVRVVASKQGSAITIGDFYKERDVSIVHDADLQIGKLMWGDSGLYYCLIITPDDVEGKNEESVELLVLEWVFVGLVILGAFLFFLLVGICWCQCCPHSCCCYVRCPCCPESCCCPRALYIAGKAAKAGYPPAVSAMPGPYYIPSVPVAGVPSPAVLMDKSHPPPLAPSEASGGSQNAVRKGYRIQTDKDRDSMKVLYYVEKELAQFDPARRMRDRYNNTVSELSSLHEEDLNFRQPYRQARRKPLPPAGDMDGDAEYWAGVVGSGSTSRSQAVSDYRDERDSYWHSQQRSKSEMLSRKSFSVGVPAVSMDELAAFAESYSQRPRRADSQEMRRFERSESHGGRGGGLPHQDSSLEEYYTKRCRGNREPLTDSDRGWSYSPPRRRAHEEKHLPRLVSRTPGGSQKYDHSYLSSVLERKSRSYDESGDHCATPSKLSSQPSQRGGSTYYAWSPPSTYKAEKSQPPPQQSSSPEQDEEEEEDSLPPYSERELSRGPSYRAREQAYLNASDKKRKKDPKKTVRPCLVVLVQIG